A single window of Gemmatimonadota bacterium DNA harbors:
- the lepB gene encoding signal peptidase I, whose product MLKRKNKKKRKRSNLREFGIAIFLAILIRGTLVQAYHIPSGSMEDTLLEGDYVLGDKLTFGTQIPDRVPILNTKLPSFRVPGFSTPQPGDLVIFEFPRDESRDFIKRCIAVEGQTVEIKNKIVYVDGKRFENPEGVKHEDPRVEHKQHSPRDNYGPRTVPPGHFFAMGDNRDSSYDSRFWGMVSLEKVKAHPLFIYYSWDSQKPLWNIFEKIRWSRLGLLE is encoded by the coding sequence ATGCTAAAGAGAAAGAATAAAAAGAAGCGAAAACGGAGTAACTTGCGAGAATTTGGAATCGCCATATTTTTAGCCATTTTGATCCGGGGGACGCTGGTACAAGCGTATCACATTCCCTCGGGATCGATGGAAGATACGCTATTAGAAGGCGATTACGTACTGGGTGATAAACTGACCTTCGGCACGCAAATACCCGACCGCGTGCCGATTCTGAACACTAAATTGCCCTCATTTCGCGTACCGGGATTTTCAACCCCCCAACCGGGAGATCTGGTGATTTTTGAATTTCCCCGGGATGAATCGCGCGATTTTATCAAGCGGTGTATTGCGGTTGAAGGGCAGACAGTGGAAATCAAAAACAAAATTGTATATGTAGATGGAAAGCGATTTGAGAATCCAGAAGGCGTTAAGCACGAAGACCCCAGAGTAGAACACAAACAGCATAGCCCACGAGACAACTACGGACCTCGCACAGTGCCACCGGGACACTTTTTTGCGATGGGAGACAATCGCGACAGCAGTTACGACAGCCGATTTTGGGGGATGGTGTCCCTGGAAAAAGTAAAAGCCCACCCATTATTTATTTATTATTCCTGGGATAGCCAAAAGCCTCTGTGGAATATTTTTGAAAAAATCCGTTGGAGCAGGTTGG
- a CDS encoding phytanoyl-CoA dioxygenase family protein, with protein MDRETMTNEENYAFDLTGYLHISGALTRPEIARLNDAIDRVGSLEGMLGWEGDLREPFRDLLIHPQLVWYLNQIVGYGFRLDRAPEILCDETCDTSAPLEGGNEPRDPALAYYHQNDRRFCEGVRVIWALSDVKADDGGFVFVPCTHKANVETPEDILTGEDDRDYIFQPELKAGDLLIVGLSVVQGMRPWQGEGPQRLLSYEYVGRGVIRSAGSGPETEKMPVSDLMEELTPEQRASLYRPGYRNTTPPPTLKTDGEAIALDESREIFHPSFLIKNPNSGIDEKEFYFWDLNGYLVLRGIMDEEWLAQANATIDKFEDRIVVGEELARGSKSLAGTGRPLLGGLTQLPSPHCDPFRRMLAHPAVEHRLNWMGASGGRTGGGTAFCAVKGTSGHSLHDSNEPLNPGRGYIYQNGRSYCEAVTVTWQLRDVTEADGGFACVPGSHKAYYSLPPGVRTCDDHMGLVKHVEMKAGDVLFFMDGGTTHGTLAWKSDISRRGILHKYSSRNFNRSGGELTHSEKRWGDLVSGMSDEQMAVMRGPDRDVFEKNVPRLEIADGSVVASYERGSTLYSKEAPQGPVVKK; from the coding sequence ATGGACCGGGAAACGATGACAAACGAAGAGAATTACGCCTTTGATTTAACAGGTTATTTGCATATATCGGGGGCTTTGACCCGTCCCGAAATCGCGCGGTTAAACGACGCGATTGATCGGGTCGGATCGCTCGAGGGCATGCTCGGCTGGGAAGGCGATTTGCGCGAACCATTCCGCGACTTGTTGATCCATCCCCAACTCGTGTGGTATCTGAATCAAATTGTAGGATACGGTTTCAGGCTCGACCGCGCACCTGAAATACTGTGCGACGAAACCTGTGACACCTCGGCTCCGCTGGAGGGCGGCAATGAGCCACGAGATCCCGCGCTGGCATATTATCATCAGAACGATCGAAGATTTTGTGAAGGCGTGCGCGTAATCTGGGCACTCTCTGATGTTAAGGCTGACGACGGCGGATTTGTATTCGTACCGTGTACCCACAAGGCAAATGTGGAAACGCCAGAAGACATATTGACCGGCGAGGATGACCGGGACTATATTTTTCAACCCGAACTAAAAGCGGGTGATCTGCTCATCGTCGGTCTGAGCGTCGTACAGGGCATGCGTCCGTGGCAAGGCGAGGGACCGCAGCGCTTGCTATCCTACGAATATGTAGGTCGCGGTGTGATCCGTTCTGCGGGATCTGGCCCTGAAACAGAAAAAATGCCAGTATCCGACTTGATGGAAGAACTAACACCTGAACAACGCGCATCGCTGTATCGCCCCGGATATCGCAATACAACGCCGCCACCGACTTTGAAAACAGACGGCGAGGCAATCGCATTGGACGAATCGCGCGAGATTTTTCACCCGTCTTTCCTGATTAAAAATCCAAACTCGGGCATTGACGAAAAAGAATTTTACTTTTGGGACTTAAACGGGTACCTGGTACTGCGCGGGATCATGGATGAAGAATGGCTGGCACAGGCCAATGCCACCATTGACAAATTTGAGGACCGAATCGTCGTTGGCGAAGAACTCGCACGCGGGTCAAAAAGTCTCGCGGGCACGGGCAGGCCCCTGTTGGGTGGGCTGACGCAGTTGCCCAGTCCCCATTGTGATCCCTTTCGGAGAATGCTCGCCCATCCGGCAGTTGAACATCGGCTAAACTGGATGGGTGCCAGTGGTGGTCGCACGGGCGGAGGAACGGCATTTTGTGCGGTCAAAGGCACATCGGGCCATTCCCTGCACGACTCCAATGAACCGCTCAATCCAGGGCGCGGATATATCTATCAAAATGGGCGAAGCTATTGTGAAGCCGTAACTGTGACATGGCAATTGCGCGACGTGACCGAAGCCGACGGTGGGTTTGCGTGTGTGCCGGGATCGCACAAAGCGTATTATTCACTCCCCCCAGGCGTGCGCACCTGCGATGACCACATGGGATTGGTAAAACACGTCGAAATGAAAGCGGGCGACGTGCTCTTCTTCATGGATGGCGGCACCACACATGGCACATTGGCGTGGAAAAGCGACATCTCGCGGCGGGGGATTTTGCACAAATACTCATCGCGCAACTTCAATCGCAGCGGCGGAGAATTGACCCACTCGGAAAAACGGTGGGGCGATCTCGTCTCGGGCATGAGCGATGAACAGATGGCTGTCATGCGCGGCCCCGACCGCGATGTGTTCGAAAAAAACGTACCCAGATTGGAAATTGCCGACGGTTCAGTCGTCGCGTCTTACGAGCGAGGTAGTACATTGTACAGCAAGGAGGCGCCACAGGGGCCAGTGGTAAAAAAATAA
- a CDS encoding Gfo/Idh/MocA family oxidoreductase, with amino-acid sequence MGINVGFVGAGGRARSHMRALANIEDVEIVAICDIKEETAQSATSEFGGTAYTDYRVMLDSENLTAMYVVVPTFAHYDAEILAAQQGVHMLLEKPVVPSMEKGLEILEAIQKSGVLTSVGYQQRYTGWAKQGREFLKDKTVAMALAYRWGGLPGTPWWRVMAQSGGQIVEQTTHQIDLLRYLVGDVAEVHAYYATRALNDVENLDIPDVYALSLQFENGAVGTLSSTCVLRNGGGSNGIDIIMRDMRATVAGNGVTVFPGSAAEIGEMLESEDIDEVFMAAIRSGDGSGILSDFEDGLRSLDISLAANKSAETGQPERTYFSQNR; translated from the coding sequence ATGGGTATTAATGTGGGTTTTGTGGGCGCTGGAGGGCGTGCGCGGTCGCACATGCGCGCGTTAGCCAATATAGAAGATGTCGAGATCGTTGCAATTTGTGACATAAAAGAAGAAACCGCACAAAGCGCAACTTCGGAATTTGGTGGCACGGCTTATACCGACTATCGCGTGATGCTGGACAGTGAAAATTTGACCGCGATGTATGTGGTCGTGCCGACATTTGCACATTATGATGCAGAGATTTTGGCGGCGCAACAGGGCGTACACATGTTGTTGGAAAAACCCGTAGTGCCGTCAATGGAAAAGGGATTGGAAATTCTGGAAGCCATTCAAAAATCGGGTGTGCTGACATCTGTGGGCTATCAACAGCGATATACGGGATGGGCAAAACAGGGGCGTGAATTTTTAAAAGACAAGACCGTCGCCATGGCCCTGGCCTATCGCTGGGGCGGTTTGCCGGGCACGCCGTGGTGGCGCGTGATGGCGCAGTCGGGTGGGCAAATTGTCGAACAGACCACACATCAGATCGACCTATTGCGTTACCTCGTGGGCGATGTTGCAGAAGTACACGCGTATTACGCCACCCGCGCATTGAACGATGTCGAAAATCTCGATATCCCCGATGTATATGCCCTATCGCTCCAATTTGAAAATGGTGCTGTGGGCACGCTGAGTTCCACCTGCGTTCTCCGCAATGGCGGTGGCTCAAATGGCATTGATATCATCATGCGCGATATGCGAGCGACCGTCGCTGGAAATGGTGTAACTGTATTTCCAGGCAGTGCAGCTGAGATCGGCGAAATGCTCGAATCGGAAGATATTGACGAAGTATTTATGGCAGCAATTCGTTCGGGAGATGGATCGGGAATCTTGTCTGACTTTGAAGACGGTTTGCGCAGCCTCGATATTTCGCTCGCGGCAAACAAATCTGCCGAAACAGGCCAACCCGAACGAACTTATTTTTCGCAAAATCGTTGA